One window from the genome of Dioscorea cayenensis subsp. rotundata cultivar TDr96_F1 chromosome 3, TDr96_F1_v2_PseudoChromosome.rev07_lg8_w22 25.fasta, whole genome shotgun sequence encodes:
- the LOC120250438 gene encoding LOW QUALITY PROTEIN: dynein light chain LC6, flagellar outer arm-like (The sequence of the model RefSeq protein was modified relative to this genomic sequence to represent the inferred CDS: inserted 1 base in 1 codon; substituted 1 base at 1 genomic stop codon), translated as MLEGKVLIQNTDMPPKIQPQAMSLASEAPDLFYVFYCKNIAAHIKKKFDMINRPGWXCVVGSNFGCXFTHTQGTFIYFCLKTLYFLIFKGASSSEQLGLIGS; from the exons ATGTTGGAAGGCAAAGTATTGATCCAAAACACAGACATGCCTCCAAAGATTCAACCCCAAGCCATGTCTTTAGCCTCTGAAGCTCCAGatcttttctatgttttttactGCAAGAACATTGCAGCTCATATCAAGAAG AAGTTTGACATGATCAATAGACCTGGATGGTAGTGTGTTGTAGGCTCAAACTTTGGAT TTTTCACTCACACTCAGGGAACTTTCATTTATTTCTGTTTGaaaactctttattttcttatcttcaaaGGAGCTTCATCTTCTGAACAATTAGGACTTATTGGATCTTAg